In Comamonadaceae bacterium OS-1, a single window of DNA contains:
- the ams gene encoding amylosucrase, with product MLSVAHQTQLAHQHVVAALKARPEAKAARKAWNAFAARLDAHFPQLVKELAPLYGARPDFLDFLVDLLSKAFDAWNARPADLQALDVQREKNPRWFQSQKMLGGVCYVDLYAGNLKGLQKQIPYFKELGLTYLHLMPLFKCPDGNSDGGYAVSSYREVNPALGKMEDLQNLAAALRAEGISLVLDFIFNHTSDEHAWATGAVAGDPQYADFYYLFPDRTLPDAYDKTVREIFPDQHPGAFSQLPDGRWVWTTFNSFQWDLNYSNPAVFTAMAGEMLAIANLGTEILRMDAVAFVWKRLGTVCENLPEAHTVIRAFSALVRIAAPSMLFKSEAIVHPDDVVKYISPEECQLSYNPLQMALLWNSLATREVNLLQQALEQRHNLDPDTAWVNYVRSHDDIGWTFADEDAIQLGIHGFPHRQFLNRFYVNRFEGSFARGVPFQDNPATGDCRISGTCASLTGIEQGDPLAPARILLLHSVALSTGGMPLIYLGDEVGTPNDASYLNDPAKAGDSRWVHRPARVPALYSQRNKKNSVPGQIYQGLRRMVQVRTSLEEFAGGQLTGFRAGNPSVLGYLRGVPGAHVLALANFSEHPQTCPAIVFSAQPESAVDLLTGEARNLHAGLTLAPYEVLWLDCRA from the coding sequence ATGCTTTCCGTCGCACACCAAACCCAACTCGCCCACCAGCACGTCGTCGCCGCCCTCAAAGCCCGCCCCGAGGCCAAGGCGGCGCGCAAGGCGTGGAACGCATTTGCGGCCCGACTGGACGCACACTTCCCGCAATTGGTGAAAGAGCTGGCCCCGCTGTACGGCGCGCGGCCCGACTTTCTGGACTTTTTGGTGGACCTGCTGTCCAAGGCCTTCGATGCCTGGAACGCCCGCCCGGCCGATCTTCAGGCGCTGGACGTGCAGCGCGAGAAAAACCCGCGCTGGTTCCAGTCGCAAAAAATGCTGGGCGGCGTGTGCTACGTGGACCTGTATGCGGGCAACCTGAAGGGCCTGCAGAAGCAGATTCCCTACTTCAAGGAGCTGGGGCTGACGTATCTGCACCTGATGCCGCTGTTTAAATGCCCCGACGGCAACAGCGACGGCGGCTACGCGGTCAGCAGCTACCGCGAGGTGAACCCGGCCCTGGGCAAGATGGAAGACCTGCAGAACCTGGCCGCCGCGCTGCGCGCCGAGGGCATCAGCCTGGTGCTGGACTTCATCTTCAACCACACCTCGGACGAGCACGCCTGGGCCACGGGTGCAGTGGCGGGCGACCCGCAGTACGCCGACTTCTACTACCTGTTCCCCGACCGCACGCTGCCCGACGCGTACGACAAGACCGTGCGCGAGATCTTCCCCGACCAGCACCCCGGCGCGTTTTCGCAACTGCCCGATGGCCGCTGGGTCTGGACCACCTTCAACAGCTTCCAGTGGGACCTGAACTACAGCAACCCGGCGGTGTTTACCGCCATGGCGGGCGAGATGCTGGCGATTGCCAACCTGGGCACCGAGATCTTGCGCATGGACGCGGTGGCTTTTGTGTGGAAGCGCCTGGGCACGGTGTGCGAGAACCTGCCCGAGGCGCACACGGTGATCCGCGCGTTCAGCGCCCTGGTGCGCATTGCCGCGCCCAGCATGCTGTTCAAGAGCGAGGCCATCGTGCACCCGGACGATGTGGTCAAGTACATCTCGCCCGAGGAATGCCAACTCTCGTACAACCCGCTGCAGATGGCCTTGCTGTGGAACAGCCTGGCCACGCGCGAGGTGAATTTGCTGCAGCAGGCCCTGGAACAGCGCCACAACCTCGACCCCGACACGGCTTGGGTCAACTACGTGCGCAGCCACGACGACATTGGCTGGACCTTTGCCGACGAAGATGCCATCCAGCTGGGCATCCACGGCTTTCCGCACCGGCAGTTTTTGAACCGCTTTTATGTGAACCGCTTCGAGGGCAGCTTTGCCCGCGGCGTGCCGTTCCAGGACAACCCCGCCACCGGCGACTGCCGCATCAGCGGCACCTGCGCGTCGCTGACGGGCATTGAGCAAGGCGACCCGCTGGCCCCGGCGCGCATTTTGCTGCTGCACAGCGTGGCCCTGAGCACCGGCGGCATGCCGCTGATCTACCTGGGCGACGAGGTCGGCACGCCCAACGATGCCAGCTACCTGAACGACCCCGCCAAGGCCGGCGACAGCCGCTGGGTGCACCGCCCGGCCCGCGTGCCCGCCCTGTACAGCCAGCGGAATAAAAAGAACAGCGTGCCCGGCCAGATCTACCAGGGCCTGCGCCGCATGGTGCAGGTGCGCACGTCGCTGGAAGAGTTTGCCGGGGGCCAGCTCACCGGCTTTCGGGCTGGCAACCCCAGCGTGCTGGGCTATCTGCGCGGTGTGCCGGGTGCGCATGTGCTGGCGCTGGCCAACTTCAGCGAGCACCCGCAAACCTGCCCGGCCATCGTCTTCAGCGCCCAGCCCGAGAGCGCGGTGGACCTGCTGACCGGCGAGGCGCGCAACCTGCACGCCGGGCTGACGCTGGCACCGTATGAGGTGCTGTGGCTGGATTGCCGCGCTTAA
- the pucL gene encoding uric acid degradation bifunctional protein PucL, with the protein MSTRSTLEHLNTCAPEVFCATLADIWEHAPWVARGVVGQRPFATVDTLHTAMVDVVAALDEPARVAFYAGHPELAGDDARRGSMTDASIAEQGTLSLARLETHDAARWSALNQAYRTRFGFPFILCIRRHTRESALQAFEQRLAHDRATELATTLGEIAAITRLRLDRLVPGVAHTASHGESIPS; encoded by the coding sequence ATGAGCACACGATCTACCCTGGAACACCTCAACACCTGCGCGCCCGAGGTCTTTTGCGCCACCCTGGCCGACATCTGGGAACATGCCCCCTGGGTGGCACGCGGCGTGGTGGGCCAGCGCCCTTTTGCGACAGTCGATACCTTGCACACCGCGATGGTGGATGTGGTGGCCGCCCTGGACGAGCCCGCACGCGTCGCCTTCTATGCCGGACACCCTGAGCTGGCCGGTGACGATGCCCGCCGGGGTTCGATGACCGATGCGTCCATTGCCGAGCAGGGCACGCTTTCGCTGGCGCGGCTGGAGACACACGATGCCGCGCGCTGGAGCGCGCTCAACCAGGCCTACCGTACGCGCTTCGGCTTCCCGTTCATCCTGTGCATCCGCCGCCACACGCGGGAGTCGGCCCTGCAGGCTTTTGAGCAGCGTCTGGCGCACGACCGCGCCACCGAGCTGGCCACCACGCTCGGCGAAATCGCCGCCATCACCCGCCTGCGGCTGGACCGCCTGGTGCCCGGTGTTGCGCATACGGCCAGCCACGGCGAATCCATTCCTTCTTGA
- the argP gene encoding HTH-type transcriptional regulator ArgP, with protein MRHSLVPAGLRYADQVARSGSIQKAARELHVAASAINRQILQLEDELGVPLFERLPRGMRLTASGDALITLARHWLQDERGVVAEIRRLQGIHQGHVSLVAMDSHATSVMPALVRDLGVQHPLVSLSIALATPDDAEAALLTGQADLAAIFNLKPRRELLVLWKSALPLGCVVAPGHPLAQRETVSFQEAMAHPVALQSKALTIRRYLEAQYSWLFKEPRRYTETNSLQLVKQLALGGNHVVFTSELDVASELATGTLVFIPIRDRGAEPQEISVAVDATKPPGPVVKLVSERLIQALQDCLAAARGQAAP; from the coding sequence ATGCGCCATTCGCTCGTTCCCGCCGGACTTCGCTACGCCGACCAGGTTGCGCGCTCGGGCTCCATCCAGAAGGCCGCGCGCGAACTCCACGTGGCGGCTTCGGCCATCAACCGGCAGATCCTGCAGCTGGAGGACGAACTCGGCGTGCCCTTGTTCGAGCGGCTACCGCGCGGCATGCGCTTGACGGCCTCGGGCGACGCACTCATCACGCTGGCGCGCCACTGGCTGCAGGACGAACGGGGGGTGGTCGCCGAGATCCGGCGCCTTCAGGGCATCCACCAGGGCCATGTGTCGCTGGTGGCCATGGACAGCCATGCCACCAGCGTCATGCCCGCCCTGGTTCGCGATCTGGGTGTGCAGCATCCGCTGGTCAGCCTGTCCATCGCGCTGGCCACCCCCGACGATGCCGAGGCGGCACTGCTGACCGGCCAGGCCGACCTGGCCGCCATCTTTAACCTGAAACCGCGCCGGGAACTGCTGGTGCTGTGGAAGAGCGCGCTGCCGCTGGGCTGCGTGGTGGCACCCGGCCACCCGCTGGCGCAGCGCGAGACGGTGAGTTTCCAGGAGGCCATGGCCCACCCGGTGGCGCTGCAGAGCAAGGCGCTGACGATCCGGCGTTACCTTGAGGCGCAGTACAGCTGGCTGTTCAAGGAACCGCGCCGCTATACCGAGACCAACTCGCTGCAGCTGGTCAAGCAGCTGGCGCTGGGCGGCAACCATGTGGTGTTCACGTCCGAGCTGGACGTGGCATCGGAGCTGGCGACCGGAACGCTGGTTTTCATCCCCATCCGGGACCGGGGGGCAGAACCCCAGGAGATCAGCGTGGCCGTAGATGCCACCAAGCCGCCCGGACCGGTGGTGAAACTGGTGTCCGAGCGGCTCATCCAAGCGCTGCAGGACTGCCTGGCGGCGGCACGGGGGCAAGCTGCCCCCTAG
- the mdtC_2 gene encoding multidrug resistance protein MdtC, producing MNVSSWSIKNPIPAVMLFVLLTFAGLLSFNAMKVQNFPDIDLPTVTVSASLPGAAPAQLETEVARKLENSIATVQGLKHIYTSVSDGAVTVTAEFRLEKPVQEAVDDVRSAVARVRSDLPGDVRDPIVNKVDMAAQPVLAFTIRSSKLDAEALSWFVDNDITRKLLAVRGVGAVSRVGGVTREVQVALDPLKLQALGATAADISRQLRLVQLDSAGGRADLGVGEQPVRTLATVQTAQELGQLQLALSDGRRIRLDQVATVTDTVAEQRSAALLNGQPVVGFEVSRSRGESEVAVGAAVQKALAEMKLQHPDMELTESFNFVAPVEEEYTGSMHLLYEGAILAVAVVWLFLRDWRATLVSAVALPLSVIPAFIGMQMLGFSVNVITLLALSLVVGILVDDAIVEVENIVRHLRMGKTPYQAAMEAADEIGLAVVATTFTLVAVFLPTAFMSGIAGKFFKQFGWTASLAVVASLIVARVLTPMMAAYILKPIVGAEKDAGWMRVYMRWATWCLKHRVLTMVGATVFFFGSIALIPLLPTGFIPPDDNSQTQVYIELPPGSTLAQTKVSAEQARTLIAKVEHVKSIYTTIGGGSAGGDPFAPAGAAEARKATLTILLSDRGERPRKQGIENAIRTALEPLPGVRSKVGLGGSGEKYVLVLTGEDPIALQAAAQAVEKDLRTIPGLGSVASSASLIRPEIAVRPDFARAADLGVTSSAIGETLRIATLGDYDISLPKLNLSQRQVPIVVKLDDAARKDLSVLERLAVPGSKGPVMLGQVATLETNGGPAVISRYDRTRNVNFEIELSGLPLGDVKEAVDKLPAMAQLPPGVKVVEIGDAEVMGELFASFGLAMLTGVLCIYIVLVLLFKDFLHPVTILCALPLALGGAFVGLLIAQKSFSMPSLIGLIMLMGIATKNSILLVEYAIVARRDHGMTRVEALLDACHKRARPIIMTTLAMGAGMLPIALGWGAADSSFRSPMSVAVIGGLITSTVLSLLVVPAVFTYIDDLEHWFRRMGAKLRGKPVPAPQTKALS from the coding sequence ATGAACGTTTCCTCCTGGTCCATCAAGAACCCCATTCCGGCGGTGATGCTGTTTGTGCTGCTGACCTTTGCCGGGCTGCTGTCCTTCAACGCCATGAAGGTGCAGAACTTCCCCGACATCGACCTGCCCACGGTCACCGTGTCCGCCAGCCTGCCCGGCGCGGCCCCGGCCCAGCTGGAAACCGAGGTGGCCCGCAAGCTGGAAAACTCCATCGCCACCGTGCAGGGCCTGAAGCACATCTACACCTCGGTGAGTGACGGCGCGGTCACCGTCACCGCCGAGTTCCGGCTGGAAAAGCCGGTGCAGGAGGCGGTGGACGATGTGCGCTCTGCCGTGGCCCGCGTGCGCAGCGACCTGCCGGGCGACGTGCGCGACCCCATCGTCAACAAGGTGGACATGGCGGCCCAGCCGGTACTGGCCTTCACCATCCGCTCGTCCAAGCTGGATGCCGAGGCGCTGTCGTGGTTTGTCGATAACGACATCACCCGCAAGCTGCTGGCCGTGCGCGGCGTGGGGGCGGTGAGCCGCGTGGGCGGCGTAACCCGCGAGGTGCAGGTGGCGCTGGACCCGCTCAAACTGCAGGCGCTGGGTGCCACTGCCGCCGACATCTCGCGCCAGCTGCGGCTGGTGCAGCTCGACAGCGCCGGGGGCCGTGCCGACCTGGGCGTGGGCGAACAGCCGGTACGCACCCTGGCCACGGTGCAGACCGCCCAAGAGCTGGGCCAGCTGCAACTGGCGCTGAGCGATGGCCGCCGCATCCGCCTCGACCAGGTGGCCACGGTGACGGACACGGTGGCCGAGCAGCGCTCTGCGGCCCTGCTCAATGGCCAGCCGGTGGTGGGCTTTGAGGTGTCGCGCAGCCGCGGCGAGAGCGAGGTGGCGGTGGGCGCGGCGGTGCAAAAAGCGCTGGCCGAGATGAAGCTGCAACACCCCGACATGGAGCTCACCGAGTCCTTCAACTTTGTGGCCCCGGTGGAAGAGGAATACACCGGCTCCATGCACCTGCTGTACGAGGGCGCGATTTTGGCGGTGGCCGTGGTGTGGCTGTTTTTGCGCGACTGGCGGGCCACCTTGGTGTCGGCCGTGGCGCTGCCGCTGTCGGTGATTCCGGCCTTCATCGGCATGCAGATGCTGGGCTTTTCGGTCAACGTGATCACGCTGCTGGCGCTGTCGCTGGTGGTGGGCATCCTGGTGGACGACGCGATTGTGGAGGTGGAAAACATCGTGCGCCACCTGCGCATGGGCAAAACCCCCTACCAGGCGGCCATGGAGGCAGCGGACGAGATTGGCCTGGCCGTGGTGGCCACCACCTTCACCCTGGTGGCGGTGTTTTTGCCCACGGCCTTCATGAGCGGCATTGCGGGCAAGTTCTTCAAGCAGTTTGGCTGGACCGCCTCGCTGGCGGTGGTGGCATCGCTGATCGTGGCGCGGGTGCTCACGCCCATGATGGCGGCCTACATCTTGAAGCCCATCGTCGGGGCCGAGAAGGACGCAGGCTGGATGCGCGTGTACATGCGCTGGGCCACCTGGTGCCTGAAGCACCGGGTGCTGACCATGGTGGGCGCCACGGTGTTTTTCTTTGGCTCCATCGCGCTGATTCCGCTGCTGCCCACTGGCTTCATCCCGCCCGACGACAACTCGCAAACCCAGGTGTACATCGAGCTGCCGCCCGGCTCCACCCTGGCGCAAACCAAGGTATCTGCCGAGCAGGCGCGCACCCTGATTGCAAAAGTAGAGCACGTCAAAAGCATCTACACCACCATCGGCGGCGGCAGCGCGGGCGGCGACCCGTTTGCTCCCGCCGGGGCCGCCGAGGCACGCAAGGCCACACTGACCATTCTGCTCAGCGACCGGGGCGAGCGACCGCGCAAGCAGGGCATCGAGAACGCCATCCGCACCGCGCTGGAGCCGCTGCCCGGCGTGCGCAGCAAGGTCGGCCTGGGCGGCTCGGGCGAAAAGTACGTGCTGGTGCTCACCGGCGAAGACCCCATCGCCCTGCAGGCCGCCGCGCAGGCGGTGGAAAAAGACCTGCGCACCATCCCCGGACTGGGCAGCGTTGCGTCCAGCGCCAGCCTGATCCGCCCCGAAATCGCGGTGCGGCCCGACTTTGCCCGCGCCGCCGACCTGGGCGTGACCAGCAGCGCCATCGGCGAGACGCTGCGCATCGCCACGCTGGGCGACTACGACATTTCACTGCCCAAGCTCAACCTGTCGCAGCGCCAGGTGCCCATCGTCGTCAAGCTCGATGACGCAGCCCGCAAAGACTTGAGCGTGCTGGAGCGCCTGGCCGTGCCCGGCAGCAAGGGCCCGGTGATGCTGGGCCAGGTGGCCACGCTGGAGACCAACGGCGGCCCCGCCGTCATCAGCCGCTACGACCGCACCCGTAACGTCAACTTCGAGATCGAGCTCTCGGGCCTGCCGCTGGGCGATGTGAAAGAAGCGGTGGACAAGCTGCCCGCCATGGCCCAGCTGCCGCCCGGCGTGAAGGTGGTGGAAATTGGCGATGCCGAGGTGATGGGCGAGCTGTTTGCCAGCTTCGGCCTGGCCATGCTGACGGGCGTGCTGTGCATCTACATCGTGCTGGTGCTGCTGTTCAAGGACTTCCTGCACCCCGTCACCATTCTGTGCGCGCTGCCGCTGGCGCTGGGCGGGGCCTTCGTGGGCCTGCTGATCGCACAAAAAAGCTTCTCCATGCCCTCGCTGATCGGCCTGATCATGCTCATGGGCATCGCCACCAAAAACTCCATCCTGCTGGTGGAATACGCCATCGTGGCCCGCCGCGACCATGGCATGACCCGGGTGGAGGCCCTGCTCGATGCCTGCCACAAACGCGCCCGCCCCATCATCATGACGACCCTGGCCATGGGCGCAGGCATGCTGCCGATTGCGCTGGGCTGGGGCGCGGCAGACTCCAGTTTCCGCAGCCCGATGTCGGTGGCGGTGATCGGCGGGCTGATCACCTCCACCGTGCTGAGCTTGCTGGTGGTGCCCGCCGTGTTTACCTACATCGACGACCTGGAGCACTGGTTCAGGCGCATGGGCGCGAAGCTGCGGGGGAAACCGGTGCCGGCACCGCAGACCAAGGCGCTATCGTAA